In a single window of the Veillonella sp. genome:
- a CDS encoding subtype B tannase, whose protein sequence is MKSSRKRKVTAAFFAAAALGGVAHAAPTLNMNDLVGSNTTTESTTQGTTNVPAPVVRPMATQPTPATTQPIVVTPQQAVVRPVQVQPMAPVRIAPPQMVPTQAQPVMQTQQVMQPSATTQAAPKVTPLIPRVRPVPVNDIAKALSDQQRAVSQPQYVVNKQTNAVMEPTLAMHSLMNVQRKTEPVTVQKQVDGKQQVQTTQVVRTPVMVQQESTTPLVIANTTQTKAVVAKQRLTIRDIQRAERERLAQLAAEEAAQQSGANQVDQQMVAQKQAEAQRQAAILAEQQRQMAMQAEQQRVAQQQAEAQRQAAMQAEQQRLAAQQAEAQRQAALRAEQERIAAEQAEQARIAEAQRQAAEQERLRIQEEQRRIAAQQQAEQQRLAAEQAEAQRQATMQAEQQRLAAQQAEAQRQAALKAEQDRIAAEQAEAQRQAALQAEQERIAAQQAEAQRQAALKAEQERIAAEQAEAQRQAALQAEQQRLAAQQAEAQRQAALKAEQERIAAEQAEAQRQAALQAEQDRIAAEEAARQRAEAAAKAEAERQAAIKAEQDRIAAEQAESQRQAALKAEQDRIAAQQAEMARQAAIKEEQERLAAEQLAKEEAEAAAKAQAEAEAKAKAEAEAKAKAQAEAEAKAKAEAEAAAKAQAEAEAKAKAEAEAKAKAEAEVKAKAEAEAKAQAEAAAKAKAEAEAAAKAQESKLPQSYVDARNEASTKRSAVTEEKNILSQPMEPPLQADSSAKISLAFDAKNYESMSTTVDNKEIKYRAFEYIPYVANPIDIDQQYMNIYVPEEYFNNGTVNGYNTQTAPIFMPNAVGGYMPSQAMTPKVENGKPNSVLYALSRGYVVASPATRGRTNKASDGNFIGKAPAVIVDLQAATAYLHANDSTMPGNANRIITNGTSAGGAVSLLQGAAGNNSDFQPYLQALGAATAATNVYAVSAYAPITNLDAADMAYEWSYKGITSFNKVTMGQGELPQANVGGNTAPPQRTMQRVNLNADDVAYSNLLSEHFPEYVNNLQLHDSMGRVLKLDKNGNGTFKNYVKAFIIDAANKAQAKGTDLSKHTYFVRDNKTGAIKDINWEAYNQFVSRSKAPGAFDSRSNDSGENNLFGTSSTDNNHFTITAALHDTTPNQDVYVENAKIVTMMNPMNYLGSPAATNARYYRIRYGTADSNTSVAIPLIVGTRAQNLGYNVDMATPFDVDHSGDYDLDELFNWMDNIVKNGR, encoded by the coding sequence ATGAAATCATCTAGGAAACGTAAGGTTACCGCTGCATTTTTTGCAGCTGCAGCGTTGGGTGGTGTTGCCCACGCAGCCCCTACCCTCAACATGAATGATTTGGTAGGTTCGAACACTACCACTGAATCAACGACGCAAGGTACTACAAATGTACCAGCACCAGTCGTGCGACCTATGGCAACTCAGCCTACCCCTGCAACTACACAACCAATAGTTGTTACACCACAACAGGCAGTCGTAAGACCTGTACAAGTACAACCAATGGCTCCAGTTCGCATAGCACCACCTCAAATGGTTCCTACACAAGCACAACCTGTAATGCAAACACAACAAGTTATGCAACCAAGTGCTACCACACAAGCGGCTCCAAAGGTAACACCTTTAATTCCCCGTGTACGTCCAGTACCGGTAAACGATATAGCAAAAGCTTTATCTGATCAACAAAGAGCCGTTTCACAGCCACAATATGTTGTTAATAAACAAACTAATGCTGTAATGGAACCAACATTGGCTATGCACAGCTTGATGAATGTACAACGTAAAACAGAACCTGTTACAGTACAAAAACAAGTTGATGGCAAACAGCAAGTACAAACGACTCAAGTAGTACGTACGCCTGTAATGGTCCAACAAGAATCTACAACACCTTTAGTGATTGCTAATACAACTCAAACTAAAGCCGTTGTAGCCAAACAAAGATTAACTATTCGCGATATTCAACGTGCAGAACGTGAAAGATTAGCTCAACTAGCAGCCGAAGAAGCGGCACAACAATCAGGTGCAAATCAAGTTGATCAACAAATGGTTGCGCAAAAGCAGGCTGAAGCACAACGTCAAGCTGCAATTCTAGCAGAACAACAACGTCAAATGGCTATGCAAGCAGAACAGCAACGCGTAGCTCAACAACAAGCCGAAGCGCAACGTCAAGCAGCTATGCAAGCGGAACAACAGCGTTTGGCTGCTCAACAAGCTGAAGCTCAACGCCAAGCTGCTCTAAGAGCTGAGCAAGAACGTATTGCTGCGGAGCAAGCTGAACAAGCTCGTATCGCAGAAGCTCAACGTCAAGCGGCAGAACAAGAACGTCTTCGTATCCAAGAAGAACAACGCCGTATTGCAGCGCAACAACAAGCGGAACAACAACGTTTAGCTGCTGAGCAAGCTGAAGCACAACGTCAAGCAACTATGCAAGCTGAACAACAACGTTTAGCTGCTCAACAAGCTGAGGCTCAACGTCAAGCTGCTTTAAAAGCTGAACAAGATCGTATCGCTGCTGAGCAAGCTGAAGCTCAACGTCAAGCTGCTTTACAAGCTGAACAAGAACGTATCGCTGCTCAACAAGCTGAGGCGCAACGTCAAGCTGCTTTAAAAGCTGAACAGGAGCGTATCGCTGCTGAGCAAGCTGAAGCTCAACGCCAAGCTGCTTTACAAGCGGAACAACAACGCTTAGCTGCTCAACAAGCTGAAGCTCAACGTCAAGCGGCTTTAAAAGCTGAGCAAGAACGTATTGCTGCTGAGCAAGCTGAGGCTCAACGCCAAGCTGCTTTACAAGCTGAACAAGATCGTATCGCTGCGGAAGAAGCTGCTCGTCAACGTGCAGAAGCTGCTGCTAAAGCTGAAGCTGAGCGCCAAGCGGCTATCAAAGCTGAACAAGATCGTATTGCAGCTGAGCAAGCCGAGTCTCAACGTCAAGCAGCTTTAAAAGCTGAACAAGATCGTATTGCTGCTCAACAAGCAGAAATGGCAAGACAAGCTGCTATCAAAGAAGAGCAAGAACGTTTAGCTGCCGAGCAATTAGCAAAAGAAGAAGCTGAAGCGGCTGCTAAGGCACAAGCTGAGGCTGAAGCAAAAGCTAAAGCCGAGGCAGAAGCTAAGGCTAAAGCACAAGCTGAGGCTGAGGCAAAAGCTAAAGCCGAAGCTGAAGCGGCTGCTAAGGCTCAAGCTGAGGCTGAGGCAAAAGCTAAAGCTGAGGCTGAGGCAAAAGCTAAAGCTGAGGCAGAGGTAAAAGCCAAGGCTGAGGCTGAAGCAAAAGCTCAAGCGGAAGCAGCGGCAAAAGCTAAAGCCGAAGCAGAGGCTGCTGCTAAGGCTCAAGAAAGCAAGTTACCTCAATCCTATGTAGATGCTCGAAATGAAGCTTCCACAAAGAGGTCTGCTGTAACAGAAGAGAAAAATATTCTATCTCAACCAATGGAACCACCATTGCAAGCTGATTCTTCTGCAAAAATTAGCCTTGCCTTCGATGCGAAAAATTATGAGTCCATGTCTACTACAGTAGATAATAAGGAAATCAAATATCGTGCCTTCGAATATATCCCTTACGTGGCTAATCCTATCGATATCGATCAACAGTACATGAATATCTATGTACCGGAAGAGTACTTTAATAATGGCACTGTAAATGGTTACAATACACAAACAGCCCCTATCTTCATGCCAAATGCAGTAGGTGGTTACATGCCAAGCCAAGCTATGACACCTAAAGTTGAGAATGGCAAACCTAACAGTGTTCTTTACGCATTATCTCGTGGTTATGTCGTAGCATCCCCAGCTACACGTGGTCGTACAAATAAAGCATCCGATGGCAATTTCATCGGTAAAGCTCCCGCTGTAATCGTTGACTTGCAAGCTGCCACAGCATACTTACATGCTAACGACTCCACAATGCCAGGTAATGCAAACCGCATTATCACAAATGGTACAAGTGCTGGTGGTGCCGTATCCTTGTTACAAGGTGCTGCTGGTAATAACTCCGACTTCCAACCATATTTACAAGCATTAGGTGCTGCTACAGCGGCAACCAATGTATATGCAGTTTCTGCCTATGCACCTATTACAAACCTTGATGCGGCTGATATGGCCTATGAATGGAGCTATAAAGGTATCACTTCTTTCAATAAAGTAACGATGGGCCAAGGCGAATTGCCTCAAGCCAACGTAGGTGGTAATACAGCTCCTCCGCAACGTACAATGCAACGTGTAAACTTGAATGCTGATGATGTAGCATATTCTAACTTACTAAGTGAACACTTCCCAGAATACGTAAACAATTTACAATTGCATGACTCTATGGGGCGTGTATTGAAACTAGATAAGAATGGCAATGGTACTTTCAAAAATTATGTGAAAGCATTCATCATCGATGCAGCTAATAAAGCACAAGCTAAAGGTACTGATTTATCTAAACATACATACTTTGTACGAGATAATAAAACAGGCGCTATTAAAGATATTAACTGGGAAGCTTACAATCAATTTGTAAGTCGTTCTAAAGCACCAGGTGCATTCGATTCCCGTTCTAATGACTCTGGCGAGAACAACTTATTCGGTACAAGTTCAACAGATAATAATCACTTTACAATTACTGCTGCATTACACGATACAACACCTAACCAAGATGTATACGTAGAAAATGCTAAAATCGTTACTATGATGAACCCAATGAACTATCTCGGTTCTCCAGCAGCGACAAATGCACGCTACTATCGTATCCGCTATGGTACAGCTGATAGCAATACATCCGTAGCTATCCCATTGATCGTAGGTACACGTGCTCAAAACCTTGGTTACAACGTAGATATGGCAACACCATTTGATGTAGACCATTCTGGCGACTACGATTTAGACGAATTATTCAACTGGATGGACAATATCGTTAAAAACGGTAGATAA
- a CDS encoding fructose-specific PTS transporter subunit EIIC, whose translation MKITDLLKPQSILLNADPVSKADAIYTLGELMEKGGNLSDKAEYLKAVFAREESGSTGLGDGIATPHAKSAGVKEAGLAAMVVPHGVDFEALDGQPSRLFFMIAAPEGAADTHVEVLSQLAMMVIDPDFKEALIAAPTVERFLELVTAKEQGNFDPSVEGFIKQPEPQEAPSLTDTIEEKATEAIEKVAPKISVDNPHYEVLAVTGCPTGIAHTYMAAESLERKAKEMGISLKVEKNGASGVKDALTAEEIEHAKCIIVASDRQVEMARFDGKPMIQTKVANGINKAEELLREATAGTAPVYHASAADRESAEIAASASDSVGRQIYKHLTNGVSHMLPFVIGGGILIALAFLFDTFDPANPKNFGSGTPLSGFLMQIGGASFGFMLPVLAGYIAMSIADRPGLVAGFVGGLLANQGGSGFLGALIAGFAAGYLVLLVKKLVSGLPQALEGTKPVLFYPVLGVLFIGLAITFVINPPVSALNHWLMDSLQSMGTTSRVLLGLIFGAMMSVDMGGPVNKAAYVIGTGALATGEYGIMAAVMAGGMVPPLAIALCTTFFPSRFTEAERKSGITNYIMGLSFITEGAIPFAAADPVRVLPACIIGAGTAGALSMFFECTLRAPHGGIFVVPTIGNPLLYLASIAIGSVIACIILALLKPSLKNNGES comes from the coding sequence ATGAAAATCACTGATTTATTAAAACCTCAATCCATTCTGCTGAATGCAGATCCAGTAAGTAAGGCCGATGCCATTTACACCTTAGGTGAATTAATGGAAAAAGGCGGCAACTTATCTGATAAAGCAGAATACTTAAAAGCAGTTTTCGCTCGTGAAGAATCTGGCTCTACAGGCCTTGGTGACGGCATCGCCACACCACATGCTAAATCCGCTGGTGTAAAAGAAGCAGGCCTAGCAGCTATGGTTGTGCCTCACGGCGTAGACTTCGAAGCCCTCGACGGTCAACCATCTCGTTTATTCTTCATGATCGCAGCTCCAGAAGGCGCTGCAGATACGCATGTAGAGGTATTGAGCCAATTAGCTATGATGGTTATCGACCCAGATTTCAAAGAAGCCCTCATCGCTGCTCCAACTGTAGAACGTTTCTTGGAGCTCGTAACAGCGAAAGAGCAAGGCAACTTTGATCCATCTGTAGAAGGCTTTATTAAACAACCTGAACCTCAAGAAGCACCAAGCCTCACTGATACTATTGAAGAAAAAGCTACAGAAGCTATCGAAAAAGTAGCTCCTAAAATTTCTGTAGATAATCCTCACTATGAAGTATTAGCCGTTACAGGTTGTCCTACAGGCATCGCGCACACCTACATGGCTGCGGAGTCCTTAGAACGCAAAGCTAAAGAAATGGGCATTTCCTTAAAGGTTGAGAAAAACGGTGCATCAGGTGTAAAAGATGCGCTTACAGCAGAAGAAATCGAACATGCCAAATGCATTATCGTTGCTTCCGACCGCCAAGTGGAAATGGCTCGCTTTGATGGCAAGCCTATGATTCAAACAAAGGTAGCTAACGGCATCAATAAAGCGGAGGAATTATTGCGTGAAGCTACAGCTGGTACAGCACCTGTATACCACGCATCTGCTGCTGACCGCGAATCCGCTGAAATCGCTGCTAGCGCATCTGACAGCGTAGGCCGTCAAATCTACAAACACTTGACGAACGGCGTATCTCACATGTTGCCATTCGTTATCGGTGGCGGTATCTTGATTGCCCTTGCATTCTTATTCGATACATTTGATCCTGCAAACCCTAAAAACTTCGGTTCCGGTACACCTTTATCTGGCTTCTTAATGCAAATTGGTGGTGCATCCTTTGGATTCATGTTGCCAGTATTAGCTGGTTACATCGCGATGAGTATTGCTGACCGCCCAGGTCTTGTAGCTGGTTTCGTTGGCGGCTTATTAGCTAACCAAGGTGGCTCTGGTTTCCTTGGCGCATTGATTGCCGGCTTTGCAGCAGGTTATTTAGTATTATTAGTTAAGAAATTAGTATCTGGTTTGCCTCAAGCATTAGAAGGTACAAAACCAGTTCTCTTCTATCCTGTACTCGGTGTATTGTTCATTGGTCTCGCTATTACCTTCGTAATCAACCCTCCTGTGTCTGCACTTAACCACTGGTTAATGGACTCCTTACAATCCATGGGCACTACTAGCCGCGTATTGTTAGGCCTTATCTTTGGTGCTATGATGTCCGTTGATATGGGTGGTCCTGTAAACAAGGCTGCTTACGTTATCGGTACAGGTGCTCTTGCGACTGGCGAATACGGTATCATGGCTGCGGTAATGGCAGGCGGTATGGTTCCACCATTGGCAATCGCTCTTTGTACTACATTCTTCCCTAGCCGCTTCACAGAGGCTGAACGTAAATCTGGTATCACAAACTACATCATGGGCCTTTCCTTCATCACAGAAGGTGCTATCCCATTTGCAGCTGCCGATCCAGTTCGCGTATTGCCAGCTTGCATCATCGGTGCTGGTACAGCTGGTGCGTTGTCCATGTTCTTCGAATGCACACTCCGCGCTCCACACGGCGGTATCTTCGTAGTTCCAACAATCGGTAACCCACTTCTTTACCTTGCATCCATTGCAATTGGCTCCGTTATCGCTTGCATCATCTTGGCACTATTAAAACCAAGCTTGAAAAATAATGGTGAAAGCTAG
- the pfkB gene encoding 1-phosphofructokinase, producing the protein MIYTITFNPALDYIVRLDQLKTGTINRTTQEYVLGGGKGINVSIVLNNLGMDTTALGFIAGFTGEEIVTQLNQFGVKEDFIRLREGLTRINVKVKASDEETEINGRGPIIADDELEALYTQLDALTEQDTLILAGSIPSSLPSDMYELIMERLQHKNIRIVVDATKDLLTRVLPYKPFLIKPNNHELSEIFGRTLSTKDDLVEAAKALQEKGAQHVLISMAGDGAILVAADGTVYTSPAPKGTLVNSVGAGDSMVAGFITGFEKTGDLQEALYWGISSGSASAYSENLATLAEVEALLSQVRVN; encoded by the coding sequence ATGATTTACACCATTACCTTTAATCCAGCCCTAGATTATATTGTTCGTCTTGATCAACTCAAGACGGGCACCATTAATCGCACCACCCAAGAGTACGTTCTCGGTGGCGGCAAGGGTATCAATGTATCCATCGTGCTCAACAACCTAGGCATGGATACAACGGCACTCGGTTTCATCGCCGGTTTCACAGGGGAAGAAATCGTAACACAACTGAACCAATTCGGTGTGAAAGAGGATTTCATCCGTCTCCGCGAAGGTTTAACGCGCATCAATGTTAAGGTGAAAGCCTCTGACGAAGAAACAGAAATTAACGGCCGTGGCCCTATCATCGCAGACGACGAACTAGAAGCCCTCTATACACAGCTCGATGCATTAACTGAGCAGGATACATTGATCCTTGCAGGCAGTATTCCTTCTAGCTTACCAAGCGATATGTACGAACTCATTATGGAGCGCTTACAACATAAAAATATTCGCATTGTAGTAGATGCTACAAAAGATTTGCTTACACGGGTCTTACCTTATAAACCGTTCTTAATTAAACCTAACAATCACGAGCTTAGCGAAATCTTTGGTCGTACCCTTTCCACAAAGGATGACCTAGTAGAGGCAGCTAAGGCATTACAAGAGAAAGGCGCACAACATGTGCTCATCTCCATGGCTGGTGATGGAGCTATCTTAGTAGCTGCTGACGGCACTGTATATACAAGTCCTGCCCCTAAGGGTACACTCGTAAACTCCGTAGGCGCCGGCGATTCCATGGTAGCTGGCTTTATTACAGGCTTTGAAAAGACAGGCGACCTACAAGAGGCGCTCTACTGGGGTATCTCCAGTGGTTCTGCCTCCGCTTACTCTGAAAATCTCGCTACGCTGGCAGAAGTAGAAGCACTACTTTCACAAGTACGAGTTAACTAG
- a CDS encoding Na+/H+ antiporter NhaC family protein, with the protein MPKNTEPLIGLLLSILVIIIAVANSIAIGYALIVVWCIMAYVFYRKGYQPKELLNLSWTGAKTSIVVMQIFLLIGWLIAMWQAAGIIPMIIATGIDLIDPSIFIACAFLLTALVSMLLGTALGTVGTIGIVLITMAKAGNIPENIVAGAIIAGAYFGDRNGPLSSSASLVAALTHTKVSTNIPIMFKDGLPALVISTVLYLILSQWFPLNYANSLLSDTIHFVFNIDWTLWIPVIIIIGLLPLKVSIRWPIGLSALVAAILAYTNQGATLSDLGWYTLTGFELPHYNPLADIIHGGGLQTMFIPTLSIFMATAISGMLEGVGFWNDVRQLLERAKTRSDVFAANVGLAFLTGAVGCSQAIAVVMTHSIMRITYAQRGIQDEDVMLDFENSGILIAPLQPWNIAAYVPIVMMGTSTAGYVPFAFFLYLVPLLYWLRLRNQDQPIIR; encoded by the coding sequence ATGCCGAAAAATACAGAGCCCCTCATAGGCTTACTCCTATCCATACTCGTCATCATCATCGCCGTAGCCAATAGCATTGCCATCGGTTACGCCTTGATTGTGGTATGGTGCATTATGGCTTATGTGTTCTACCGCAAAGGGTACCAACCAAAGGAACTACTAAACCTATCATGGACAGGTGCTAAAACATCTATTGTGGTGATGCAAATATTCCTGCTCATCGGTTGGCTCATCGCCATGTGGCAAGCAGCGGGTATTATACCTATGATTATCGCCACAGGCATCGACTTGATTGATCCTTCTATCTTTATCGCTTGTGCTTTTTTATTAACAGCACTAGTGAGCATGCTATTAGGAACTGCTCTTGGCACCGTGGGTACCATAGGTATTGTACTCATTACGATGGCAAAAGCCGGTAATATTCCTGAAAATATCGTAGCAGGTGCCATCATTGCCGGCGCGTACTTTGGTGATCGGAACGGTCCTTTATCGTCTAGTGCCTCTCTTGTAGCGGCCTTAACGCATACAAAGGTATCGACTAACATCCCTATTATGTTTAAGGACGGTCTACCAGCACTTGTTATTTCCACGGTGCTCTACCTAATACTATCGCAGTGGTTCCCTCTCAACTATGCAAATAGCTTACTGTCTGATACGATTCACTTTGTGTTCAACATCGATTGGACCTTATGGATTCCAGTCATCATCATCATTGGTCTGTTACCTTTGAAAGTATCTATCCGTTGGCCTATCGGCCTTAGTGCATTAGTAGCGGCAATTCTAGCTTATACCAATCAGGGAGCTACCCTTTCTGATTTAGGCTGGTATACCTTAACAGGCTTTGAACTACCACATTATAATCCACTAGCAGATATCATTCACGGCGGCGGCTTACAAACGATGTTCATCCCTACCCTTTCCATTTTTATGGCAACTGCCATTTCTGGCATGCTCGAAGGGGTTGGCTTCTGGAACGATGTGAGACAGCTATTAGAACGAGCGAAAACACGAAGTGATGTATTTGCGGCAAACGTAGGTCTCGCCTTTTTAACAGGTGCTGTCGGCTGTAGTCAAGCTATAGCAGTTGTGATGACACATTCTATTATGCGTATTACGTACGCACAGCGAGGCATTCAGGACGAAGATGTGATGCTCGACTTTGAAAACAGCGGCATTCTCATTGCTCCATTACAACCATGGAACATCGCTGCTTATGTACCTATAGTTATGATGGGTACTAGTACAGCTGGCTATGTACCATTCGCCTTCTTCCTATACCTCGTACCACTCCTATACTGGTTACGACTACGGAATCAAGATCAACCAATTATACGTTAA
- the dapF gene encoding diaminopimelate epimerase, with protein sequence MKLTKMHGLGNDFILFADPQGANKDYTDLAIRLCDRRTGIGADGLVIVVPSDTCDVRMRIINSDGSEAEMCGNGIRCFAKYAYEHGEITKETFTIETLAGVMKPTLTIENGVVTLVTVDMGKPFFAAQDIPMDVNMDKVIDVDLDVNGETVTVSSVLLGVPHTEVYINDITKAPVTTQGPIIEKHDAFPSNTNVNYIEVVNDKHIKVRTWERGAGATLACGTGSCASAVMSFEKGLTGREVDVELYLGTLHISYLEDGTVLMTGPAEEVFETELPID encoded by the coding sequence ATGAAATTAACAAAAATGCATGGTCTTGGCAATGATTTTATCCTCTTTGCCGACCCTCAAGGTGCTAACAAGGACTATACTGATTTAGCCATTCGCCTTTGCGATCGCCGTACAGGCATTGGTGCTGATGGTTTAGTCATTGTTGTACCATCTGACACATGTGATGTGCGCATGCGCATCATCAACTCCGATGGCAGTGAAGCTGAAATGTGCGGCAATGGTATTCGATGCTTTGCCAAATACGCTTACGAACACGGAGAAATTACAAAAGAAACTTTCACCATCGAAACATTAGCAGGTGTTATGAAGCCAACCTTAACCATCGAAAATGGTGTGGTTACACTAGTAACAGTAGACATGGGCAAGCCATTCTTTGCAGCCCAAGACATTCCGATGGATGTAAATATGGATAAGGTTATCGACGTAGACCTCGATGTAAACGGCGAAACAGTAACAGTAAGCTCCGTATTACTCGGCGTTCCTCATACAGAGGTGTATATCAATGACATTACAAAGGCGCCTGTAACGACACAAGGTCCTATCATTGAAAAACACGATGCATTCCCATCCAATACGAATGTTAACTACATCGAGGTAGTAAATGATAAGCACATCAAGGTTCGCACATGGGAACGCGGTGCCGGCGCCACCTTAGCATGTGGTACAGGCTCTTGCGCCTCTGCCGTTATGTCCTTTGAAAAAGGCTTAACAGGTCGCGAAGTAGATGTAGAACTTTACTTAGGAACATTGCATATTTCATACTTGGAGGATGGCACGGTGCTCATGACAGGCCCTGCTGAGGAAGTCTTCGAAACAGAACTTCCTATCGATTAA
- the ptsP gene encoding phosphoenolpyruvate--protein phosphotransferase, whose product MRIQGISGSRGVAVGNVYRYIQEEIVIPDYTVAEDQVEAEIGKFAAAMASTLKQLDTIRQKALKEMGPEEAAIFEAHMQIAQDPSLSDGIKSLVESSHTNVVAATAQTIETFANIFLGMEDPYMRERGADIKDIGDRLMRNMLGMNPRGLSHISGEVILVAHDLAPSDTASLDKNVVKGIVTAAGGPTSHAAIMARTLEIPAVMGVGDIEGFVDGEKAVVLGTDGIVETNPSDADWAEYTNQATAYQEELKRLRESANLEAKTTDGHHVELFGNIGKSKDAKHALTMGAQGIGLYRTEFLYMENDELPAEDVQFEEYKKVAEDMQGQPVIIRTMDIGGDKELKCLDLPTEMNPFLGYRAIRISLNRPDIFKVQLRALLRASAFGDIHIMYPMIASVEEVKQANAMLEECKAELTAEGKEFNKDIKVGIMIEVPAAAVISPILAKYIDFFSIGTNDLCQYTLAVDRMNESIGALYQPLHPGVLRLIKHVIDASHEQGKFTGMCGELASDPVATMILLGLGLDEFSMTASSIPLIKKILRSVSKAECEDVANKALSMDTAEEITDYAKSVLAEKGLL is encoded by the coding sequence ATGCGAATTCAAGGGATTTCTGGATCTCGTGGCGTTGCAGTAGGCAATGTATATAGATATATTCAAGAGGAAATTGTCATTCCTGATTACACTGTAGCAGAGGATCAGGTAGAAGCGGAAATTGGTAAGTTTGCTGCTGCTATGGCATCTACCTTAAAGCAATTGGATACAATCCGTCAAAAGGCTTTGAAAGAAATGGGCCCTGAAGAGGCGGCTATTTTTGAAGCACATATGCAAATTGCTCAAGACCCATCTTTATCTGATGGTATTAAATCCCTCGTTGAGTCTAGCCATACTAACGTTGTAGCGGCTACAGCTCAAACCATTGAAACCTTTGCCAATATCTTCCTCGGTATGGAAGATCCATACATGCGCGAACGGGGTGCAGATATCAAAGATATCGGTGATCGTTTGATGCGCAATATGTTAGGTATGAACCCTCGTGGCTTATCCCATATTTCTGGGGAGGTTATATTGGTGGCTCATGATTTGGCGCCATCCGATACGGCATCTCTAGATAAAAATGTTGTAAAAGGCATTGTAACAGCTGCTGGTGGCCCTACATCTCATGCGGCTATCATGGCACGTACATTGGAAATTCCTGCCGTTATGGGCGTTGGTGATATTGAAGGCTTTGTTGATGGCGAGAAAGCCGTTGTACTTGGTACAGATGGTATTGTCGAAACAAATCCATCTGATGCGGATTGGGCTGAATATACAAATCAAGCTACTGCTTACCAAGAGGAATTAAAACGCCTACGCGAATCTGCCAATCTTGAAGCTAAGACTACAGATGGTCATCATGTAGAATTATTTGGCAATATCGGTAAGTCTAAAGATGCTAAACATGCTCTTACAATGGGCGCACAAGGTATCGGCTTATACCGTACAGAATTCTTGTACATGGAAAACGATGAATTGCCAGCAGAAGATGTACAGTTCGAAGAATATAAAAAGGTTGCAGAAGATATGCAGGGACAGCCTGTTATCATTCGTACCATGGATATTGGTGGTGACAAGGAGTTGAAGTGCCTTGATTTGCCAACTGAAATGAATCCATTCCTTGGTTACCGTGCAATTCGTATTTCCTTGAACCGCCCAGATATCTTCAAAGTACAATTGCGTGCGTTATTGCGTGCTAGTGCCTTTGGCGATATTCACATCATGTATCCTATGATTGCTTCCGTAGAAGAAGTGAAACAAGCGAATGCTATGCTTGAAGAATGTAAGGCTGAACTTACAGCTGAAGGCAAAGAATTCAACAAGGATATTAAGGTTGGTATTATGATTGAAGTACCAGCAGCTGCTGTTATTTCTCCGATCTTGGCAAAATACATAGACTTCTTCAGTATTGGTACCAACGATTTGTGTCAATATACATTGGCAGTAGACCGTATGAACGAATCTATTGGCGCTCTATATCAACCATTGCATCCAGGCGTATTACGTCTTATCAAACATGTTATCGATGCGAGCCATGAACAAGGTAAATTTACAGGCATGTGTGGTGAACTCGCTAGTGATCCTGTGGCTACCATGATCTTATTAGGCCTTGGCCTTGATGAATTCTCCATGACAGCATCTTCTATACCACTTATTAAGAAAATCTTGCGCTCTGTTTCTAAAGCAGAATGTGAAGATGTGGCTAATAAAGCACTTTCCATGGATACAGCAGAAGAAATTACAGACTATGCTAAATCTGTACTAGCTGAAAAAGGCTTACTATAA
- a CDS encoding HPr family phosphocarrier protein, producing MKELTVEITNESGLHARPATAFTQLAAKYASKLTIAANGKTADAKSILTVLTLGATKGTSVTLTADGADEDDALAALSEFLTTNHD from the coding sequence ATGAAAGAATTAACAGTAGAAATTACTAACGAATCTGGTTTACATGCTCGTCCTGCTACAGCTTTCACACAATTGGCTGCTAAATATGCTTCCAAATTGACAATCGCTGCTAACGGCAAAACAGCTGATGCTAAATCCATTTTGACTGTATTGACTTTGGGCGCTACTAAAGGTACATCCGTTACATTGACAGCTGACGGTGCTGACGAAGACGATGCACTCGCTGCATTGAGCGAATTCTTAACAACTAATCACGACTAA